Proteins from a genomic interval of Mycoplasmopsis columboralis:
- a CDS encoding MIP family Ig-specific serine endopeptidase produces the protein MSKLSRFLLVFSLMAPGAVVSCTDANLEQITIKNNPKNDDSSQNNQPIIDNPNSNNDNSKDNSDALPDTNSISEQPSVETNPVSNTEIKTTNYQFNPIQASRNTFLTKNDDYIQSIKYRTFSLKWYMQQKGTTQGYSVSGTLWMLDYMHLGNNKFKFYFGTNYHVASNLFSAKDYDIYQQPNRLKTFNPYYYEFAWASDAYDTNSKVGDSNWNRVQIPFNSKNSILRNFFLAHNFLQPNALPNLKSTYFADFAIVEFEIDLDALSKSDYKAKAFRVKLAQAMNEVNKSIKKFTNLDQTNSNKYLFTDNKIPYATLDYASVLDTYEKSKTNSLEQISEIVKEKLATYNYSLVPRYLYSFGYPAPSENNDSGIFNTIDANERNTLGYSSDDPSLGFSIQKDYVLKNYDQNSYFNNEVATKFYAFMYSFNSKNAPDKGASGSLVLNEQGLPIGLLLGHLSNPVTYIDANKNFQEASRALIQPFVQNIPLYSQNNQITIPAFNLLDHTNSELYPQQLVSYRSRINDVYGKDAKTAVFGGEIVTLL, from the coding sequence ATGTCAAAATTAAGTCGTTTCTTATTAGTTTTTTCGTTAATGGCTCCTGGAGCTGTTGTTTCGTGTACAGATGCAAATTTAGAACAAATTACCATCAAAAATAATCCAAAAAATGACGATTCTTCGCAAAATAATCAACCAATTATTGATAATCCAAATTCTAACAATGATAATAGTAAAGATAACTCTGATGCTTTACCAGACACTAATTCCATAAGCGAACAACCTTCAGTTGAAACAAATCCCGTTTCAAATACAGAAATTAAAACAACAAACTATCAGTTTAATCCAATCCAAGCTAGCAGAAACACCTTTTTAACTAAAAATGACGACTACATTCAATCGATTAAATATCGAACTTTTTCTCTTAAATGATATATGCAACAAAAAGGGACAACTCAAGGATATTCAGTATCTGGAACATTGTGAATGCTTGATTATATGCATTTAGGAAATAATAAATTTAAGTTTTATTTTGGAACTAACTATCATGTAGCTTCTAACTTATTTTCTGCAAAAGATTATGATATTTATCAACAACCAAATCGTTTAAAAACTTTTAACCCTTATTATTATGAATTTGCGTGAGCTTCTGATGCTTATGATACAAATTCAAAAGTTGGTGATAGTAATTGAAATAGAGTTCAAATTCCTTTTAATTCAAAAAATTCAATTCTAAGAAATTTCTTCTTAGCACATAATTTTTTACAACCAAATGCATTACCTAATTTAAAGTCTACTTATTTTGCTGATTTTGCAATTGTAGAGTTTGAAATTGACTTAGACGCATTATCTAAATCTGATTATAAGGCAAAAGCTTTTAGAGTTAAATTAGCTCAAGCAATGAATGAAGTAAATAAATCTATTAAAAAATTCACAAACTTAGATCAAACTAACTCAAATAAATATTTATTTACAGATAATAAAATTCCGTATGCAACTTTAGATTATGCTAGTGTGCTTGATACTTATGAAAAAAGTAAAACTAACTCATTAGAACAAATTAGTGAAATTGTTAAAGAAAAATTAGCAACTTATAATTATTCACTAGTTCCTAGATATTTATATAGCTTTGGTTATCCTGCTCCTAGCGAAAACAATGATAGTGGTATTTTTAATACAATAGATGCAAACGAACGTAATACATTAGGGTATTCTTCTGATGATCCGTCTTTAGGTTTTAGCATTCAAAAAGATTATGTATTAAAAAACTATGATCAAAATTCTTATTTTAATAATGAAGTAGCCACTAAATTTTATGCTTTTATGTATAGTTTTAATTCAAAAAACGCTCCTGATAAAGGAGCAAGTGGATCGCTTGTTTTAAATGAACAAGGTCTGCCAATAGGATTGCTTTTAGGACATTTATCAAATCCAGTGACATACATAGATGCTAATAAAAACTTCCAAGAAGCATCACGTGCATTAATTCAACCTTTTGTGCAAAACATTCCTCTTTATTCTCAAAACAATCAAATCACCATTCCTGCTTTTAATTTACTTGATCACACCAATAGTGAGTTATATCCTCAACAATTAGTTTCTTATCGTTCAAGAATTAATGATGTTTACGGAAAAGATGCAAAAACAGCAGTTTTTGGAGGGGAAATCGTTACTTTATTATAA
- a CDS encoding AEC family transporter, whose amino-acid sequence MNDILTTLKNTLTNTGFWGAIIATIAIITLGFVLTKAKVLKAEWKGSLNAVVLKIALPALAISGFMKNITIKQLQEQGIILGVSFAFYVLLCVIAFVLTTYAPNFVPRRMKVNIDGTVAQSESKALVTWMMLIFGSVTFFGLPIINVIDNGAGVIPANIWTIPYRIFLYSYCFMVMSGLKFDRQNIAKSVKTAFLNPIVIATFVGLIFWMTQLIPGASVFDKNFTTGTAKATNGWFNLSVTMPYFYTPIQTLGRLASPLVWISIGMTLAVSNIKKAVTSPAVWVFTALKLIVIPLIVFLVFLGLNRSGNVTKEAATAMVIFAATPPATVVIAYAMQYKRNEEYAVLCSALSTLFAIIAIPVWIVISKAAFIYI is encoded by the coding sequence ATGAATGATATTTTAACTACACTAAAAAACACTTTGACTAATACTGGATTTTGAGGTGCAATTATTGCAACTATCGCAATAATTACTCTTGGTTTTGTTTTAACTAAAGCAAAAGTCCTTAAAGCTGAATGGAAAGGATCTCTTAATGCGGTTGTTTTAAAAATCGCTCTTCCTGCTTTAGCTATTTCAGGATTTATGAAAAACATTACTATTAAACAACTTCAAGAACAAGGTATTATCTTAGGAGTTTCGTTTGCATTTTATGTTCTTTTATGCGTTATTGCATTTGTGCTAACCACATATGCACCAAACTTTGTTCCTCGTAGAATGAAAGTAAATATCGACGGAACAGTCGCTCAAAGCGAATCAAAAGCATTAGTTACATGAATGATGCTTATTTTCGGAAGTGTTACTTTCTTTGGACTTCCAATTATTAATGTAATTGATAATGGTGCAGGAGTTATTCCAGCTAACATCTGAACAATTCCTTATAGAATCTTCCTTTACTCATACTGTTTTATGGTAATGTCAGGGCTTAAATTTGACCGTCAAAACATTGCTAAATCAGTTAAAACTGCATTTTTAAACCCTATTGTTATCGCAACATTTGTGGGTCTAATTTTCTGAATGACACAATTAATCCCTGGTGCTTCTGTATTTGATAAAAACTTTACTACAGGAACAGCTAAAGCAACTAACGGATGATTTAACTTGTCTGTTACAATGCCATACTTTTACACACCAATTCAAACATTAGGAAGACTTGCTAGTCCACTTGTTTGAATTTCAATTGGTATGACACTTGCTGTTTCAAACATTAAAAAAGCAGTTACATCACCAGCTGTGTGAGTATTTACAGCACTTAAACTTATTGTTATTCCACTTATTGTTTTCTTAGTATTTTTAGGATTAAACCGTTCAGGAAACGTAACAAAAGAGGCTGCTACAGCTATGGTTATTTTTGCTGCTACTCCACCTGCAACAGTTGTTATTGCTTACGCAATGCAATATAAACGTAATGAAGAATATGCTGTTCTTTGTTCAGCGTTATCTACATTATTTGCAATCATTGCAATTCCTGTATGAATTGTTATATCAAAAGCTGCATTTATTTATATTTAG
- a CDS encoding NAD(P)-dependent oxidoreductase has product MKVICFGVRDVEKPIFEKYNQNYNYELELRSESLTPENVDIIKGYDAVICRASDKVNREVLTKAKEFGIDYVLTRTVGYDHMDLEAIHELNIKSARVPSYSPTAISELAVSMALTLSRRSLYFASKAAAEYDYKILPEGFAREMKNSVVGIIRTGKIGLESAKMFKGLGAKVLGFDPYPNPNANGIIEYVSLDELLNQSDIVSLHMPYIKGVNDKMINDEFIAKMKDGAILVNTARGQLQDESAILRALKSGKLYAAALDVFYSEKLYFGKKLTEIEDPVIKKLVNMFPKVMTTPHIGSYTDEAVANMVEISYQNLKELSSNIECKNKL; this is encoded by the coding sequence ATGAAAGTTATTTGTTTTGGAGTTCGTGATGTAGAAAAACCAATTTTTGAAAAATATAACCAAAACTACAATTACGAATTAGAATTACGTTCAGAGTCACTCACTCCTGAAAACGTTGATATTATCAAAGGATATGATGCGGTAATTTGCCGTGCAAGTGATAAAGTAAACCGTGAGGTATTAACTAAAGCTAAAGAATTTGGTATTGATTATGTATTAACTAGAACTGTTGGTTACGATCACATGGATTTAGAAGCTATACACGAACTTAATATCAAAAGCGCAAGAGTACCTAGTTACTCACCAACAGCTATTTCTGAATTAGCTGTTTCAATGGCACTTACATTGTCAAGAAGAAGTTTGTATTTTGCATCTAAAGCTGCTGCTGAATACGATTACAAAATTCTTCCTGAAGGTTTCGCTCGTGAAATGAAAAATTCTGTAGTAGGAATTATTAGAACTGGAAAAATCGGTTTAGAATCAGCCAAAATGTTTAAAGGTTTAGGAGCTAAAGTATTAGGATTTGACCCATATCCAAATCCAAATGCTAATGGAATTATTGAATATGTTTCATTAGATGAACTTCTTAATCAATCAGATATTGTTTCACTTCATATGCCATATATTAAAGGTGTAAACGATAAAATGATTAATGATGAATTCATAGCTAAAATGAAAGATGGAGCCATCTTAGTAAATACTGCCAGAGGTCAATTACAAGATGAAAGTGCGATTTTAAGAGCTTTAAAATCAGGAAAACTTTATGCAGCCGCTTTAGATGTGTTCTATAGCGAAAAGCTTTACTTTGGTAAAAAGTTAACCGAAATTGAAGACCCAGTTATTAAGAAATTAGTTAATATGTTTCCTAAAGTTATGACTACTCCTCATATTGGAAGTTACACTGATGAAGCTGTGGCTAATATGGTCGAAATTTCATATCAAAACCTTAAAGAATTATCTTCAAATATTGAATGTAAGAACAAATTATAA